One genomic region from Microcella humidisoli encodes:
- the zapE gene encoding cell division protein ZapE, with protein MTVEPTTTAARLIDRQPGMTAAELVGHLSPPPQFAGASLENYVPDERYPSQAAAVEAMRTFSSEVAAPVRGLFSRRAAAPVAKPGVYLDGGFGVGKTHLLAALWHRTRGRKYFGTFIEYTAIVGALGYREAVAHFRGAALIAIDEFELDDPGDTMVMSRLLGELVASGSRIAATSNTPPHALGEGRFAAQDFLREINALADRFTTVRIDGEDYRKRDIEGHAVALTDEEFAARIAAETGGVTVDPFRDVLRHLATVHPSRYVGLISGLDAIGLTDVEVLSNQTDALRLVALVDRLYDAQVRIHATGVPLDQVFPDEMLAGGYRKKYLRATSRMIALTTAAN; from the coding sequence TGATCGACCGTCAGCCCGGGATGACCGCCGCCGAGCTCGTCGGCCACCTGAGCCCGCCCCCGCAGTTCGCGGGTGCGAGCCTCGAGAACTACGTTCCTGACGAGCGCTACCCCTCGCAGGCCGCCGCGGTCGAGGCGATGCGCACCTTCTCGAGCGAGGTCGCCGCGCCCGTGCGCGGGCTCTTCTCCCGCAGGGCCGCCGCGCCGGTCGCCAAGCCCGGCGTCTACCTCGACGGCGGCTTCGGCGTCGGCAAGACCCACTTGCTCGCGGCCCTCTGGCACCGCACGCGCGGCCGCAAGTACTTCGGCACCTTCATCGAGTACACCGCGATCGTCGGCGCGCTCGGCTACCGCGAGGCGGTCGCGCACTTCCGCGGCGCCGCCCTGATCGCGATCGACGAGTTCGAGCTCGACGACCCCGGCGACACGATGGTGATGTCCCGGCTGCTGGGCGAGCTGGTCGCGAGTGGTTCGCGCATCGCCGCAACCTCGAACACTCCGCCGCACGCGCTCGGTGAGGGCCGCTTCGCTGCGCAAGACTTCCTGCGCGAGATCAATGCGCTCGCCGATCGGTTCACGACCGTGCGCATCGACGGCGAGGACTACCGCAAACGCGACATCGAGGGACACGCCGTCGCGCTCACTGACGAGGAGTTCGCGGCGCGCATCGCCGCCGAGACGGGCGGCGTCACGGTCGATCCGTTCCGCGACGTGCTGCGGCATCTCGCCACCGTGCACCCGAGCCGCTACGTCGGCCTCATCAGCGGCCTCGACGCGATCGGGCTCACCGACGTCGAGGTGCTGTCGAACCAGACGGATGCGCTGCGCCTCGTCGCCCTCGTCGACCGGCTGTATGACGCGCAAGTGCGCATCCACGCCACGGGGGTGCCGCTCGACCAGGTGTTTCCCGACGAGATGCTGGCGGGTGGATACCGCAAGAAGTACCTGCGGGCGACCTCCCGCATGATCGCCCTCACAACGGCCGCGAACTGA